In Solidesulfovibrio carbinoliphilus subsp. oakridgensis, the sequence TCGGGAAGGGGGCGTGTCCCTGGGGCGGGCCCTGGAGGCGGTCTTCTGGGAGCGGTTTTTCGACCTGACCGCCCTTGTGGCCCTCGGCGTGGCCGTGGCCGCGCTTCTTGGCCGGGGGCTGGTCCTGTATCCGCTGCTGGCCGGGGTCGGGGGCGGCTGGGGGTTCCTGTTGCTGCTGCGGGTCCGGCCCCAGGCGGCCCACGCCGTGTTGCGGTGGCTGCCGGGCGAGCGGCTGCGCCTTTTCGCGGCCGAGATGCTGGGGCTTTTGGAAGCCAACCTGCGGGTCGGGTTCCTGGCCCGGCTCGGCCTGTGGACCCTGGCCGCCTGGGCCGGCTACGCCGCGCTCTACGCCGTCGGGCTTTGCCTCATGGCCGGCCTGCCGGCCGACCCGGCCCTGGTGCTGACGGTCTTTGCCGTGGCCACCCTGGGCTTCGCCCTGCCCGGGGTCCCCGGCGGCATGGGCGTCTACGAGGCTTCGGTGGTGCTGGCGCTCGGCTTTTTCGGCGTGGACCGGGAGCGGGCCTTTGCCGTGGGCCTGGCCATGCACCTCTTGCAGTACCTGCCCGTGACGGCCGCGGGCCTCCTCAGCCTGGCCGCCAGCGGCATGTCCGTGCGGGACCTGCGCGGCCAGGCCTCCCAAGCCTCGCAGGCGTCACCGGAATCCTCGGCGTCGCAGACCCTGTAAGGGGACGCAGGTCTCCTCAGGCCAGCTTCTCCCGGTGCCGGTCCAGGTGCCAGTGGTAGAAGATGTCGGCCAGTCCCGGGATCACATGGTCCGTGACGGTTTCCCACCGGATCTTGCCGGCCTTGGGGTCGAGGCTGCCGCCGGCCAGGAATTCCATGCCCACGGTCTCGTCCTGGCTGATGCGGTCCCGGGCGACGTGGCTGACCCGGGCCACCATCCAGAATTCGTTTGTGGCGGCCACCCGCGGTTCGTCGAACTGGAGATGGATGACCAGCCGTTGCCCCCGGGCCAGAAGCAGGTCCCGGTCCCGGACCAGGGCCGCGCGCAGGACGAGCCGCATGCCGCCGGCCGAGATGTCGGCCAGCCGGGCCAGGCCGGCCTGGAAGTCACTGCCGCGCAGGGCCGGCGCGTCCAGGGCGAAGGTGGCGCCCTTGTCGTAGCGCCACAGAAAGGCCTTCTGGAGCCGGTCGAGGTCCGGCTCCACCCGCAGGCTCTTGCGCCGCTGGCCGAAGACCAGGGCCTCGGGCTCCCTGAGGCGCAGCCTGGCCTGGCCGGCCGGTCCGGTGGCGGCCCCCCGGATGCTGCTGTCAAAGGTGTAGAAGGTTTCCTCCAGCCCGTGGTCCCGCAGCACCAGCCGGAAAAAGCCGGTCACCGGCAGGCCCACCCAGTGGGGGCCGGCGGCCGCCTTGGCCGTGCTTTCGAGGAGAAGGCCCCGGGAAGAGGATTCCCGGATGGAGCAGTCGAGCTCCTTTATGCCCGTGACGGTTTGGGGCAGCGACAGAAAGCAGCGGGAACGCTGGGATATCGCTTCTTCCATGAGACGACGGGAAGTTTTGGCGGTCATGGGCGCTCGCGGCAACGCGGCCAGTTCTCCGACGCGGCGTGGTCGGGGGAGGGGTACGGCGGGTTGCGGATTTGGCGGTTACTACTTCTTCATACTGCATCAGAATTCAGAAAAGCGGGATTTTGTCAATTCTGATCTGAAAAAAGATTGTTTTTTGCGCGCACGGTCCTTTTTCCCCGGCAACGGGGGAGGGCGGAGAAGTCTTTTCAATGCCCGCGGGGCATGCTATCCCGCCCCCCGTGTTCGCCCAGCCGGGCGAGGGAATGTTTGTGCAAGGAGAGGGGAGAAATGGTGTCGGCATGGTTGCGCATGGGCGTCGTTTTGACGGCCCTGCTGTTTTTCGGTTCGGTCGAGGCCTTGGCCAAGACGGTTTTTCTGGGGGGCAGCCAGACGGCTGGCTGGAAGTATTCCGGGGATTTCAAGGACGTGGTCAACAAGGCGACGGTCAGCAACACCACCTCGAAGATTTTGAAGGGCCTTGGCCCGGTGGTCGCGCTCAAGCCCGAGAAGGTCTTCATCCTTGAAGGCGTAAACGAGCTGTGGAGCGCCAACGCCAGCATCCTGACGCGCTACCGGGAGATCCTGCGCCGCATCCACCAGGGGTCGCCAAAGACGCTCATCTTTGTGCAAAGCGTCCTGCCCGTGGTCAACCGGCCCGATCTTTCCAACGAAAAGATCACGGAACTCAACGCCGGCCTCAAGGCCCTGTGCGCCGAGGTCCAAAACTGCATCTATATCGATCTGTTCAGCCACTTCGCCGTGAACGGGGCCTTAAACGAGAGCCTGACCACGGACGGCGTGCACCTGCGGCCCGACGGCTACAAGCTGTGGCACGCCCTGATCGAGAAATACGTGGCCCTGCCAAACGACCAGCTCACCCGGCCCGAAACCCTGGCCGGACTCGGCGCGGCGGCCCCGGCCACCAACTGAGGCCGGGAGCAGGCGAGCGATAGGCGGGTCCGACCCGCCTTTTTTTTTGCGTCCCGGCCGGGCGGCGGCCGGAAGGCGGGCCTTGACAGGCCGGGACGCGATGGTCATGCACAAGACCACGGCAGGCCGTGGCGAAACGGCGCGGCAACGGAGGCAGGCGGTGGGCAACGTCCTTATCATCGACGACGACCAGACCATACGGGACGCCCTGGCCCGGGTGGTGAGCCGGCTTGGCCACAGGCCGGACATGGCCGCCACCCTGGCCGAAGGGTTGCGCCTGGCCGGCGGCTCGGATGTGGACGTGGTCTTTCTCGACGTGCGCATGCCCGACGGCAACGGCCTGGACGCCATAAGCGACATCCGGCGCGCGCCCTCGACCCCGGAAGTCATCGTGCTGACCGGCTGGGGCGATCCGGACGGGGCGGAGCGGGCCATGCGGCAGGGGGCCTGGGACTACATCGAGAAGCCGCCGACCGTGAAGACCATGACCGCCCAGCTGGTCAGCGCCATGGACCACCGCAGCCGGGGCCGGGGGGCGGCCCGCACGGCAGAATCGTTCCGGTTTCTCGGCATCGCCGGCGGCAATCCCAAGCGGGAGCAGTGCCTGGAACAGGCGGCCAAGGCCGCGGCCAGCGATGTCAACGTGCTCCTGACCGGCCCGACCGGGGCCGGCAAGGAGCTTTTCGCCCGGGCCATCCACGGCAACAGCCCCCGCCGGGACGGGCCCTTTGTCGTGGTCGACTGCGCCGCCCTGCCGGCCGGCATCGTGGAAAGCGTGCTTTTCGGGTCGGAAAAGGGGGTCTACACCGGCGCGGACCGGCGCCGGGAGGGGCTGCTGCTGCGGGCCCACGAGGGCACGCTTTTTCTCGACGAGGTGGCGGAGATGCCGCTGTCGGTGCAAAAGGCCTTTTTGCGGGTGCTCCAGGAGCGGCGGGTCCGGCCCCTTGGCGGCCTGGAGGAGGCGGCCTGCCACTTCCGGCTGGTGGCCGCCACCAACCAGGATCTGGCCGCCATGGCCGGGCAGGGGCTTTTCCGGGAAGACCTGCTTTTCCGCCTGCAGGGGGTCGGCATCGAACTGCCGCCCCTGGCCGGGCATCCCGAGGACATTCTCGATTTCGCCGCCCATTTCGCGGGCGACGCGGCCGCGCGGCTGGGGACGCCGGCCCGGCCCTTTTCCGAGGAATTTTCCCGGGCACTGCTCGCCTATTCCTGGCCCGGCAACGTGCGGGAACTGAAAAACACCCTGGAAGGGGCCTTGGCCCTGGCCGCCGGGGGCACGGTCCTCCTGCCGGTCCACCTGCCGCTCCATATCCGGGTCTGTGCCGCCCGCAACCGGGTCACGGGGCGCCTGGCCGCAGCGGCCGAGGCGGACGGGGCCGGGCTGCCGTCGGCCGTGTTGGCCGACGCCCCCCTGCCGCGCTTTCGGGACTACCGCGACAGCCGGGAGGCCGATTACCTGCGCGTCCTGTCCACGCGTTTCGGCGGGGATATCGGCCGGATGCTCGACGTGTCGGGCCTGTCGCGCTCGAGGCTTTACGCCCTGCTCAAGAAGCATGGCATCCCGGCCGTCCGTTCCTGACCGCCCGGACGCGCGGCCAGGCCTTCGGGATTTTCGCCCGTCCGGTAAAGATCGCCGTCCCGGGGACCGAAAAGAAGGCTACGGAGGGGCGGGCCCGACCGGCATGGGGCCGGGCGCGGCCGTAACGCCCCCGTGGCGGTCCGGTGAAATATCTGGTGATCCTGATCGGCGTTATCGGCCTTGTGACCTACATCTTCGTGGGCGGGCCGAAGAAGGCCTTAAGCGGAGACGAGCCGGGGTTCAGCCGGGCCCAGCAAGTGGCCGACCGCATCGCCGATCTCGAACACCGGCGTCGGGACATGCTCGTGCGGGCCTATGGGCGGATGGGGAGCTACACGCCCGTGGCCAGCCTGTCCCGGAAAGGCGCCTATGCCGCCGGCTACCGGGAAGGGTTCGGCCAGGGCTATTTCGAAGGCAGCTTCCTGGCCGGCCGCACCGGCCCCAACCCCCTGTTCTTCCCCATCCCCTGATACGCTTTTCCCCTTCCGAATATCCCCGGCCCGTTTCATGCGAACCGACGCCTTGCCGCGCCCCCGTTCGGGGGGGCCGGGGGGGATGATCCCCCCCGGCGGAGAGGTCCAGGAGAGGCAGAGCCTCTCCTGGCCGCCGGAGGCGCCTTGCCTATCTCCCCCCCAGTCTGGCCTTGA encodes:
- a CDS encoding lysylphosphatidylglycerol synthase transmembrane domain-containing protein — protein: MRPFLSLLLRLALVGSCLAYALWGVDFSRLWADLAGFPPVAVGLYVALVLAATLVPGLRLRFLMAGRVGAVTGLRACLMGIAVNNVLPARLGEMAKALYLRREGGVSLGRALEAVFWERFFDLTALVALGVAVAALLGRGLVLYPLLAGVGGGWGFLLLLRVRPQAAHAVLRWLPGERLRLFAAEMLGLLEANLRVGFLARLGLWTLAAWAGYAALYAVGLCLMAGLPADPALVLTVFAVATLGFALPGVPGGMGVYEASVVLALGFFGVDRERAFAVGLAMHLLQYLPVTAAGLLSLAASGMSVRDLRGQASQASQASPESSASQTL
- a CDS encoding PilZ domain-containing protein translates to MTAKTSRRLMEEAISQRSRCFLSLPQTVTGIKELDCSIRESSSRGLLLESTAKAAAGPHWVGLPVTGFFRLVLRDHGLEETFYTFDSSIRGAATGPAGQARLRLREPEALVFGQRRKSLRVEPDLDRLQKAFLWRYDKGATFALDAPALRGSDFQAGLARLADISAGGMRLVLRAALVRDRDLLLARGQRLVIHLQFDEPRVAATNEFWMVARVSHVARDRISQDETVGMEFLAGGSLDPKAGKIRWETVTDHVIPGLADIFYHWHLDRHREKLA
- a CDS encoding GDSL-type esterase/lipase family protein, producing MVSAWLRMGVVLTALLFFGSVEALAKTVFLGGSQTAGWKYSGDFKDVVNKATVSNTTSKILKGLGPVVALKPEKVFILEGVNELWSANASILTRYREILRRIHQGSPKTLIFVQSVLPVVNRPDLSNEKITELNAGLKALCAEVQNCIYIDLFSHFAVNGALNESLTTDGVHLRPDGYKLWHALIEKYVALPNDQLTRPETLAGLGAAAPATN
- a CDS encoding sigma-54-dependent transcriptional regulator, with protein sequence MGNVLIIDDDQTIRDALARVVSRLGHRPDMAATLAEGLRLAGGSDVDVVFLDVRMPDGNGLDAISDIRRAPSTPEVIVLTGWGDPDGAERAMRQGAWDYIEKPPTVKTMTAQLVSAMDHRSRGRGAARTAESFRFLGIAGGNPKREQCLEQAAKAAASDVNVLLTGPTGAGKELFARAIHGNSPRRDGPFVVVDCAALPAGIVESVLFGSEKGVYTGADRRREGLLLRAHEGTLFLDEVAEMPLSVQKAFLRVLQERRVRPLGGLEEAACHFRLVAATNQDLAAMAGQGLFREDLLFRLQGVGIELPPLAGHPEDILDFAAHFAGDAAARLGTPARPFSEEFSRALLAYSWPGNVRELKNTLEGALALAAGGTVLLPVHLPLHIRVCAARNRVTGRLAAAAEADGAGLPSAVLADAPLPRFRDYRDSREADYLRVLSTRFGGDIGRMLDVSGLSRSRLYALLKKHGIPAVRS